The DNA sequence CGACCCAGACCGACGAGGGGTTGCAGGCGGCGCTGGCCGCCCGCCGGGAGATCCCGGGGCTGCCGGTGCTGGTTCTCTCGCAGCACGTCGAGCAGCTCTACGCCCGCGAGTTGCTGGCCGACGGGTCGGGCGGGGTCGGCTATCTGCTCAAGGACCGGGTCTTCAACGCCGACCAGTTCGTCGACGCCGTACGGCGGGTCGCGGCCGGCGGCACGGCGATGGACCCCGACGTGATCGCCCGGCTGCTGACCGGCCCCGGTCGGGCCGGCCCGCTCGCCCGGCTCACCCCGCGCGAGCGTGAGGTGCTGGAGTTGATGGCCGAGGGCCGGTCGAACAGTGCCATCGCCCAGCGGCTGTTCCTGAGCGAGAGCGCGGTCGGCAAGCACACGGCGAACATCTTCGGCAAGCTCGAGCTGGCGCCGTCGGACGACGACAACCGGCGGGTCCTGGCCGTTCTCGCCTACCTGAACGGCTGAGGGGCCGTGCGGCCGGTCCCGGCCGCCGCTGGCACCGGGCCGGTCCCGGCCGCCGCTGGCGGCTGCCGCTGAACCGGGCCCGCGGCGTGGGTGCGCTTGCGCGGTCTCGGGATG is a window from the Polymorphospora rubra genome containing:
- a CDS encoding LuxR C-terminal-related transcriptional regulator; protein product: MRVVLAEDLYLLREGLSRLLTAHGFEIVAAVETGPELHRALIGLRPDVAVVDVRLPPTQTDEGLQAALAARREIPGLPVLVLSQHVEQLYARELLADGSGGVGYLLKDRVFNADQFVDAVRRVAAGGTAMDPDVIARLLTGPGRAGPLARLTPREREVLELMAEGRSNSAIAQRLFLSESAVGKHTANIFGKLELAPSDDDNRRVLAVLAYLNG